From a single Nymphaea colorata isolate Beijing-Zhang1983 chromosome 4, ASM883128v2, whole genome shotgun sequence genomic region:
- the LOC116252617 gene encoding (-)-alpha-terpineol synthase-like — MAVGKMHEPQFSQYRMQFARVSYLMATIEDIFGEHQSVQELECFVQVVERWDLQAAEQLPQSLRVFYAAVYNTTNQISYTVLRRHGCDITSHMRRAWVSVCRDYLVEARWHRARQTPRLEEYLSNIRAAMTSPILLPAYFFLSQNIEEQSIQQLQSESNIINLSSMIVRLSADLQRSRVGFRRGNQPRSVQIYMNEARVAEEQARQHIRNLLRDA; from the exons ATGGCGGTGGGGAAGATGCATGAGCCACAGTTctcacagtacaggatgcaaTTCGCCAGGGTCTCCTACTTGATGGCCACCATTGAGGACATCTTCGGCGAGCATCAGTCTGTTCAGGAGCTCGAAtgctttgtgcaagttgttgagag gtgggatcttcaagcGGCAGAGCAGCTGCCACAGTCACTGAGGGTCTTCTATGCGGCTGTCTACAACACAACCAACCAGATCAGCTACACTGTTCTTAGGAGGCATGGCTGTGATATAACTTCACACATGAGGAGAGCA TGGGTGAGTGTGTGCAGAGAttacttggttgaagcaaggtggCACCGTGCCCGACAgacaccaaggctagaggaATATTTGAGCAACATCCGGGCAGCCATGACCAGCCCTATTCTCCTCCctgcctacttcttcctctcccaaaacattgaggaacaaTCCATCCAGCAGCTGCAGTCTGagtccaacatcatcaacttgtcaTCGATGATAGTTCGTCTCTCGGCTGACCTCCAGAGATCCAGG GTTGGATTCAGGAGAGGAAACCAGCCTAGATCGGTCCAGATTTATATGAACGAGGCACGGGTAGCAGAGGAGCAAGCACGGcagcacataaggaacttgctGAGGGATGCATGA